In Sodalis ligni, a single genomic region encodes these proteins:
- the deoA gene encoding thymidine phosphorylase, with product MYLAQEIIRKKRDGESLNEEEIRFFINGVRDNSVSEGQIAALAMTIFFHDMDLPERVALTLAMRDSGHVLDWKNCSLDGPVMDKHSTGGVGDVTSLMLGPMIAACGGYVPMVSGRGLGHTGGTLDKLEAVPGLNIFPDDDKFRAQIKTVGVAIIGQTNSLAPADKRFYATRDITATVDSIPLITASILAKKLAEGLDVLVMDVKVGSGALMPDYARSVALAEAIVGVANGAGCRTTALLTDMNQVLASSAGNALEVREAVRFLTGDGRNPRLYEVTMALCSEMLVSAGLAVSDEVARARLQRVLDNGEAAERFGRMVAAQGGPADFISRYDRYLPAATLSKPVPAPRGGYICAMDTRQLGMAVVALGGGRRRAGDTIDYSVGLTDMVRLGDVVEAGQPLAVIHAASEAGWIQAAQAVQAAIAIAPEPPAALPVVYRRIVNQE from the coding sequence TTGTACCTGGCTCAAGAAATCATACGAAAAAAACGTGACGGCGAATCACTGAATGAAGAAGAGATTCGCTTTTTTATCAATGGAGTACGGGATAATTCCGTGTCGGAAGGGCAAATCGCCGCGCTGGCGATGACCATTTTTTTCCACGATATGGATTTGCCTGAACGGGTGGCGCTGACGCTGGCGATGCGGGACTCGGGCCATGTCCTGGATTGGAAAAATTGTTCCCTGGACGGACCGGTGATGGATAAACATTCCACCGGCGGCGTGGGCGATGTCACCTCCCTGATGCTGGGACCGATGATCGCGGCCTGCGGCGGCTACGTGCCTATGGTGTCGGGGCGTGGTTTGGGACATACCGGCGGGACGCTGGACAAATTGGAAGCCGTTCCGGGTCTGAATATCTTCCCGGACGACGACAAATTCCGCGCGCAAATTAAAACGGTGGGAGTGGCGATTATCGGCCAGACCAACTCGCTGGCGCCGGCGGACAAGCGATTCTATGCCACACGCGATATTACCGCGACGGTGGATTCCATTCCGCTGATTACCGCGTCGATACTGGCGAAAAAGCTGGCGGAGGGACTGGATGTTCTGGTGATGGACGTCAAGGTCGGTTCCGGCGCCCTGATGCCGGATTATGCCCGGTCGGTGGCATTGGCCGAGGCCATTGTCGGGGTAGCCAACGGCGCGGGGTGCAGGACCACGGCGCTGCTCACCGACATGAACCAGGTGCTGGCCTCCAGCGCCGGCAACGCGCTGGAAGTGCGTGAGGCGGTGCGCTTTCTTACCGGCGATGGGCGCAACCCCCGCCTGTATGAAGTGACCATGGCCTTGTGCAGCGAGATGCTGGTTTCCGCCGGCCTGGCTGTCAGCGATGAAGTGGCCCGGGCGCGGCTCCAGCGGGTGCTGGACAACGGCGAAGCGGCGGAGCGTTTCGGCCGCATGGTGGCCGCCCAGGGAGGGCCCGCCGATTTTATCAGCCGCTATGACAGATATCTGCCGGCGGCCACCCTGAGCAAACCGGTGCCGGCGCCACGGGGCGGCTATATCTGCGCCATGGATACCCGGCAACTGGGGATGGCGGTAGTGGCTCTGGGGGGCGGACGCCGCCGGGCCGGCGATACCATTGATTACAGCGTCGGCCTGACGGATATGGTGCGGCTGGGGGACGTCGTGGAGGCAGGTCAACCGCTGGCGGTTATCCATGCAGCCAGCGAAGCCGGCTGGATTCAGGCCGCCCAGGCGGTACAGGCGGCGATCGCCATTGCCCCCGAGCCCCCGGCGGCGTTACCGGTGGTTTACCGCCGGATAGTCAACCAGGAATAA
- a CDS encoding GNAT family N-acetyltransferase gives MLIRAEIPVDAPGIDALLRRAFQRDAEADLVQRLREDGLLTLGIVATDPEGGVIGYAAFSPVWIEGEDCQWVGLSPLAVEDEFRHQGIARQLVYEALDMLNEFGYRGVVVQGDPAYYAALGFVPAAHGHLHCQQFAAAAPLHIFTLAEDAMADANGRVEYAEPFNQLLN, from the coding sequence GTGCTGATCAGGGCGGAAATACCGGTTGACGCGCCGGGTATCGATGCTCTGCTGCGCCGCGCCTTTCAACGTGATGCCGAGGCGGATTTAGTGCAACGGCTGCGTGAGGACGGACTTCTCACCCTGGGCATTGTGGCCACCGACCCAGAGGGCGGCGTAATCGGTTATGCCGCCTTCAGCCCGGTGTGGATTGAAGGTGAAGATTGCCAATGGGTGGGGCTGTCGCCGCTGGCGGTGGAAGATGAATTTCGCCATCAGGGCATCGCGCGGCAACTGGTGTATGAAGCGCTGGATATGCTGAACGAGTTCGGCTATCGCGGGGTGGTGGTGCAGGGGGATCCCGCTTATTACGCAGCGCTGGGCTTTGTTCCCGCCGCCCATGGACATTTGCATTGCCAACAGTTCGCCGCCGCCGCCCCCCTGCACATTTTCACCTTGGCTGAAGACGCGATGGCGGACGCAAACGGTCGGGTGGAATATGCCGAGCCTTTCAACCAGCTGTTGAATTGA
- a CDS encoding DUF1328 domain-containing protein yields MFRWGIIFLVIALIAAALGFGGLAGTAAWAAKIVFVVGIILFLISLFTGRRRL; encoded by the coding sequence ATGTTTCGTTGGGGCATTATATTCTTGGTTATCGCTTTAATTGCCGCAGCTTTAGGTTTCGGTGGTTTGGCAGGTACAGCAGCATGGGCGGCCAAAATAGTCTTCGTGGTCGGCATTATACTGTTCCTGATCAGCTTGTTTACCGGCCGTCGGCGTTTGTAG
- a CDS encoding CsbD family protein, with amino-acid sequence MNSDIVVGRLKQWKSQMWLLWAEWFDSDCAWVAGSNDYLSGVIQEDYGKSIQPATAPESENLH; translated from the coding sequence ATGAATAGCGACATCGTTGTTGGCAGATTGAAGCAGTGGAAAAGCCAGATGTGGTTATTATGGGCAGAGTGGTTTGATAGCGACTGCGCCTGGGTTGCGGGAAGCAACGATTACCTCTCCGGGGTCATACAGGAAGATTACGGCAAATCCATACAACCCGCCACGGCGCCGGAATCAGAGAATCTTCATTGA
- the prfC gene encoding peptide chain release factor 3 produces the protein MKNASYAAEVAARRTFAIISHPDAGKTTITEKVLLFGHAILTAGTVKGRGSSHHAKSDWMEMEKQRGISITTSVMQFPYQHALINLLDTPGHEDFSEDTYRTLTAVDCCLMVIDAAKGVEDRTRKLMEVTRLRDTPILTFMNKVDRDIRDPTELLDEVEHELRIACAPITWPIGCGKLFKGVYHLYKDETYLYQTGQGHTIQEVRIVKGLNNPDLDKAVGEDLAAQLREELELVQGASHPFEEQAFLRGELTPVFFGTALGNFGVDHMLDGLVAWAPPPMPRKTDTRVVTADEEKFTGFVFKIQANMDPKHRDRVAFMRVVSGRYETGMKLYQVRTGKEVLIADALTFMAGDRSHIEEAYPGDIIGLHNHGTIQIGDTFTQGEKMKFTGIPNFAPEMFRRIRLRDPLKQKQLLKGLVQLSEEGAVQVFRPITNNDLIVGAVGVLQFEVVVARLKSEYNCEALYESVNVSTARWVECNDPKKLEEFKRKNELNLALDGGDNLSYIAPSMVNLTLTQDRSPDVHSQKPREHYPPAVFP, from the coding sequence ATGAAGAATGCTTCTTACGCCGCGGAAGTTGCGGCCCGGCGAACTTTTGCGATTATATCGCACCCCGACGCCGGTAAAACCACTATTACTGAAAAAGTCCTGCTGTTCGGACACGCCATCCTTACCGCCGGGACGGTAAAGGGCAGAGGCTCAAGCCACCATGCGAAATCCGACTGGATGGAAATGGAAAAACAGCGCGGCATTTCCATTACCACGTCGGTCATGCAGTTCCCTTATCAGCATGCCCTGATCAATTTGCTGGATACCCCCGGGCATGAGGACTTCTCGGAAGACACCTATCGGACGCTGACGGCGGTGGACTGCTGCTTGATGGTTATCGACGCCGCCAAAGGCGTGGAAGACCGTACCCGTAAACTGATGGAAGTTACCCGCCTGCGGGATACGCCGATCCTGACCTTTATGAACAAGGTCGATCGCGATATCCGCGATCCGACGGAGCTGCTGGATGAAGTGGAGCACGAGCTTCGTATTGCCTGTGCGCCCATTACCTGGCCCATCGGCTGCGGTAAATTATTCAAAGGGGTTTACCACCTCTATAAGGACGAGACTTACCTCTATCAGACCGGTCAGGGCCATACCATCCAGGAAGTGAGGATTGTCAAAGGCCTGAATAATCCCGATTTGGATAAAGCCGTCGGGGAAGATCTGGCGGCGCAGCTGCGGGAAGAGCTGGAACTGGTGCAGGGCGCGTCCCATCCGTTCGAGGAGCAGGCATTCCTGCGCGGCGAACTTACCCCGGTCTTTTTCGGCACCGCGCTGGGCAATTTCGGCGTCGATCATATGCTGGACGGTTTGGTGGCCTGGGCGCCCCCGCCGATGCCGCGTAAAACCGATACCCGCGTCGTTACCGCCGACGAGGAGAAATTTACCGGCTTCGTCTTTAAAATCCAGGCCAACATGGATCCTAAACACCGTGACCGCGTGGCCTTTATGCGCGTCGTGTCGGGGCGCTATGAAACCGGCATGAAGCTGTATCAGGTCAGGACCGGTAAAGAGGTGTTGATTGCCGATGCCCTGACATTCATGGCCGGCGACCGTTCGCATATTGAAGAAGCCTATCCCGGCGACATCATCGGCCTGCATAACCACGGCACCATTCAGATCGGCGACACCTTCACCCAGGGTGAAAAAATGAAGTTCACCGGTATTCCGAACTTCGCGCCGGAAATGTTCCGTCGTATTCGTTTGCGCGATCCGTTGAAACAAAAGCAGCTGCTAAAAGGGCTGGTCCAGCTTTCCGAGGAAGGCGCGGTACAGGTTTTCCGCCCCATTACCAATAACGATTTGATTGTTGGCGCCGTGGGCGTACTGCAGTTCGAAGTGGTGGTGGCCCGGTTAAAGAGCGAATACAACTGTGAAGCGCTGTACGAATCGGTGAATGTTTCCACCGCCCGCTGGGTTGAATGCAATGACCCAAAAAAACTCGAAGAGTTTAAACGCAAGAACGAGCTGAATCTGGCGCTGGATGGCGGTGATAACCTGTCTTATATTGCGCCGAGCATGGTGAACCTGACCCTGACTCAGGACCGCTCCCCGGATGTGCATTCCCAAAAACCCCGCGAGCATTACCCCCCCGCCGTTTTTCCATAG
- a CDS encoding YhbP family protein: MKTDSDLKAIVAYLKKQHVLSMCVGDAQSLWCANCFYALNEAEMTLYMLTDHGTRHGTLLAQYRHVAGTISDQTITVSLIKGVQYSGEMTVLSGPQADEARKLYTSRFPLAKIASTPIWQLRLDEIKFTNNKLGFGTKLSWVREAGNTPERV, encoded by the coding sequence GTGAAGACAGACTCCGATCTTAAAGCCATCGTCGCTTATCTGAAAAAACAGCACGTGTTGTCGATGTGTGTCGGCGATGCCCAAAGCCTCTGGTGCGCCAATTGCTTTTATGCGCTTAATGAAGCCGAAATGACGCTATATATGCTGACGGATCACGGCACCCGCCATGGAACGTTGCTGGCGCAATACCGGCATGTGGCGGGCACCATCAGCGATCAGACCATCACCGTCAGCCTGATCAAAGGCGTCCAGTACAGTGGTGAAATGACGGTGCTCAGCGGCCCACAGGCGGATGAAGCGCGTAAGCTTTATACCTCGCGTTTCCCGCTGGCGAAAATCGCCAGCACGCCCATCTGGCAGCTAAGATTGGATGAAATCAAATTCACCAACAACAAGCTGGGTTTCGGCACCAAGCTAAGCTGGGTCCGGGAAGCCGGTAATACACCAGAAAGAGTATAG
- a CDS encoding DNA polymerase III subunit psi, with product MTSRRDWLLHQLGITQWTLRRPAALSGEVAVVLPPEIRLLIVAEAPPAAEHPLVGDVARSLGLSLHQLYRLTPEQVVMLPPQTRCHSWWMGLEATRSLSGVSFTTPPLAALLGNAAAKRDLWQQICRYEQDFSA from the coding sequence ATGACATCAAGACGCGATTGGCTGTTGCATCAACTGGGTATCACGCAATGGACGCTGCGGCGTCCCGCCGCGCTGTCGGGGGAGGTGGCGGTGGTGTTGCCGCCGGAAATCCGCCTGTTGATCGTGGCCGAGGCGCCGCCGGCGGCGGAGCATCCTCTGGTGGGGGATGTGGCGCGCAGCCTGGGCCTGTCACTGCATCAGTTATACCGGCTTACGCCTGAACAGGTAGTGATGCTGCCCCCCCAGACCCGCTGCCACAGCTGGTGGATGGGGCTTGAGGCGACGCGTTCCCTGTCCGGGGTCTCTTTTACCACGCCGCCGCTGGCCGCCCTGCTGGGCAACGCCGCGGCCAAGCGCGATCTATGGCAGCAGATTTGTCGTTATGAACAAGATTTCTCCGCTTAG
- the ubiT gene encoding ubiquinone anaerobic biosynthesis accessory factor UbiT, whose protein sequence is MLDKLRADIVRRGPSLLRLPIKFTPFALKRQVLEQVLRWQFREALAEGELEFLSGRWLRIDVTDMALEWYMTIDDGQLKVSRQAQAEVSFSGNANDLILIAARKEDPDTLFFQRRLRIEGDTELGLYVKNLMDAVDLTTMPALLRIALAQMAEFIEAGLKEGAGGEGIRVSPSC, encoded by the coding sequence GTGTTGGATAAACTACGAGCAGACATAGTGCGCCGGGGGCCGTCGCTATTGCGCTTGCCAATCAAATTCACCCCTTTCGCGCTTAAGCGCCAAGTGTTGGAGCAAGTGTTGCGCTGGCAGTTTCGCGAAGCGCTGGCGGAAGGCGAGTTGGAGTTTTTATCTGGCCGCTGGCTGAGAATCGACGTTACCGACATGGCGTTGGAGTGGTATATGACCATCGACGACGGTCAGTTGAAAGTCAGCCGTCAGGCGCAAGCGGAGGTGAGTTTTAGCGGTAATGCCAACGATCTCATCCTGATTGCCGCCCGGAAGGAAGATCCCGATACCTTGTTTTTCCAGCGCCGTTTGCGCATTGAGGGAGATACCGAGTTGGGTTTGTACGTCAAGAATTTGATGGATGCCGTTGATCTGACCACGATGCCTGCGCTGCTGCGCATCGCATTGGCGCAAATGGCCGAGTTTATTGAAGCCGGGTTAAAAGAGGGCGCGGGCGGTGAAGGCATCCGCGTTTCCCCGTCGTGCTGA
- the ubiU gene encoding ubiquinone anaerobic biosynthesis protein UbiU, which yields MELLCPAGNLPALKAAVDNGADAVYIGLKDDTNARHFAGLNFTEKRFNEAQEYIHRHRRKLHVAINTFAHPDGYARWQRAVDTAAQGGADVLILSDPAMLEYAAERYPQVERHVSVQASATNEAAIRFYQQHFAVSRVVLPRVLSMHQVKQLALTSTVPLEVFAFGSLCIMAEGRCYLSSYLTGESPNTVGACSPARFVRWQQTEAGMESRLNDVLIDRYLPEENAGYPTLCKGRYFVDGQRYHTLEEPTSLNTLALLPELMAANIASVKIEGRQRSPAYVSQVTKVWRQAIDSCLADPRHFEPLAAWNEALGAVSEGTQTTLGAYHRRWQ from the coding sequence ATGGAGTTGCTCTGTCCCGCCGGCAACCTGCCGGCCCTCAAAGCGGCGGTGGATAACGGCGCCGATGCGGTTTATATCGGCCTTAAGGACGATACCAACGCCCGCCATTTCGCCGGTCTTAATTTTACCGAAAAACGTTTCAATGAAGCGCAGGAGTATATCCATCGCCACCGGCGAAAGCTGCATGTGGCCATTAACACCTTCGCCCATCCCGACGGCTACGCCCGCTGGCAGCGCGCGGTTGACACGGCGGCACAGGGCGGCGCGGATGTCCTGATCCTGTCCGATCCGGCCATGCTGGAGTATGCGGCGGAACGCTATCCGCAGGTGGAACGCCATGTTTCGGTACAGGCGTCGGCAACCAACGAAGCCGCCATCCGTTTTTATCAGCAGCATTTCGCCGTATCAAGGGTGGTACTACCCCGCGTACTGTCCATGCATCAGGTGAAACAATTAGCGCTTACCAGTACCGTACCGCTGGAAGTCTTTGCCTTCGGCAGCCTGTGTATTATGGCAGAGGGACGCTGTTACCTCTCCTCTTACCTGACCGGTGAATCGCCGAATACGGTGGGCGCCTGCTCGCCGGCGCGTTTTGTCCGCTGGCAGCAAACCGAGGCGGGGATGGAATCGCGCCTGAACGATGTCCTGATAGACCGCTATCTGCCGGAGGAAAACGCCGGCTATCCCACCTTATGCAAAGGCCGCTATTTCGTGGACGGCCAGCGATACCATACCCTGGAGGAGCCCACCAGCCTCAATACGCTGGCACTGCTGCCGGAGCTTATGGCCGCCAATATCGCCTCGGTGAAAATAGAAGGACGGCAGCGCAGCCCGGCCTATGTCAGCCAGGTGACCAAGGTCTGGCGCCAGGCCATCGACAGCTGCCTGGCGGATCCCCGGCATTTCGAACCGCTGGCCGCCTGGAACGAGGCGCTAGGCGCGGTATCCGAAGGGACCCAAACCACCTTAGGCGCCTATCACCGTCGTTGGCAGTAA
- the rimI gene encoding ribosomal protein S18-alanine N-acetyltransferase, with product MNKISPLSPADLRDAWHIEQASHAFPWSAKTFADNQGDRYLNFKLSVGERLAAYAITQTVLDEASLFNIAVHPEYQRRGLGRELLEYLIGELENRGILTLWLEVRKSNSAAIALYQSLGFNEVSVRRDYYPAAAGREDAIIMALPLG from the coding sequence ATGAACAAGATTTCTCCGCTTAGCCCCGCCGATCTACGGGATGCGTGGCACATTGAGCAGGCCAGCCATGCATTCCCCTGGTCGGCAAAGACTTTCGCCGATAATCAGGGCGATCGGTATCTGAATTTCAAGCTTTCCGTCGGGGAACGGCTGGCGGCATATGCCATTACCCAAACGGTGCTTGACGAAGCGTCGCTGTTCAATATCGCCGTTCATCCCGAGTACCAGCGCCGCGGCTTAGGGCGAGAACTCCTGGAATACCTTATCGGCGAATTGGAGAACCGGGGCATATTGACGTTATGGCTGGAAGTCCGGAAATCCAATTCTGCCGCCATTGCGCTGTATCAGTCCCTGGGGTTCAACGAGGTCTCGGTGCGACGTGACTATTATCCTGCCGCCGCCGGGCGCGAGGATGCCATCATCATGGCCCTGCCATTGGGATGA
- a CDS encoding GIY-YIG nuclease family protein has translation MSTSWYLYLIRTGDGILYTGITTDVTRRLRQHERGVGAKALRGRGPLTLVFHCPAGDRSNALQWEYRIKQLTHGQKEQLVAAPVSALEDLWSSVFPRRA, from the coding sequence ATGAGCACATCCTGGTATCTTTATTTAATACGTACCGGCGACGGTATTCTGTATACCGGTATCACCACCGACGTAACGCGGCGGCTAAGGCAGCATGAACGCGGCGTCGGGGCAAAAGCGCTGCGGGGCAGAGGGCCGCTGACGCTGGTATTCCATTGCCCCGCCGGCGACAGAAGCAATGCTCTGCAATGGGAATATCGGATTAAGCAATTGACCCACGGCCAAAAAGAGCAATTAGTGGCCGCACCGGTATCCGCCCTGGAAGATCTGTGGTCCAGCGTGTTTCCCCGGCGGGCGTGA
- the osmY gene encoding molecular chaperone OsmY produces MKNLHISQTLTALVLGTILAGTSAMANDTIKTDANSTAAKIDNSMKSASNYMGDSAVTAKVKSALVSDKGINSTDISVETNHGMVTLSGFVNDQMQAERAVTAAKSVDGVSSVSDKLHVKEAGTTAKSYASDSAITSEVKAKFLADSVVPSRKIKVTTDNGVVQLSGRVQNARVADRAESVAKAVDGVKSVKNDLRVIQKS; encoded by the coding sequence ATGAAAAACTTACATATTTCACAGACACTTACGGCTTTAGTTCTCGGTACCATCCTCGCCGGCACCTCCGCGATGGCCAATGATACCATCAAGACCGATGCCAACAGTACCGCGGCTAAAATCGATAACTCGATGAAGAGCGCCTCCAACTATATGGGCGACAGCGCGGTTACCGCGAAAGTGAAGAGCGCGCTGGTAAGCGATAAAGGCATCAACAGCACCGATATCTCCGTTGAGACCAATCACGGCATGGTGACGTTGAGCGGTTTTGTTAACGATCAGATGCAAGCTGAACGTGCGGTTACCGCCGCCAAATCTGTGGATGGCGTAAGCAGCGTCAGCGATAAGCTTCATGTTAAAGAAGCTGGTACTACCGCCAAATCCTATGCCAGCGACTCCGCCATAACCAGCGAAGTGAAAGCTAAATTCCTGGCTGACAGCGTAGTCCCGTCGCGTAAGATCAAAGTGACCACTGACAATGGCGTGGTTCAGCTCAGCGGCCGCGTGCAAAATGCACGGGTAGCCGATCGCGCTGAAAGCGTTGCAAAAGCCGTTGATGGTGTGAAAAGTGTTAAAAACGATTTACGGGTAATTCAAAAATCATAA
- a CDS encoding TatD family hydrolase, with protein MTKPVFIDTHCHFDFSPFSGDEAGSIARANETGVQRIIVPAVEADRFAGVLALSERYPALYAALGMHPIAICRHDDDGLALLEHCLRSPRGKLVALGEIGLDDYIDEPLMTRQVALLEDQLHLAKRYDLPVILHSRRTHDRLAALLRRVDLPRTGVVHGFAGSYQQAEAFIKRGYYIGVGGTITYARATKTRGVMARLPLEWLLLETDAPDMPLSGFQGQPNRPERVRETFRVLCELRDEPPERIAEIIYRNTLALFGLARSNA; from the coding sequence ATGACAAAACCGGTTTTCATCGATACGCATTGCCACTTCGATTTCTCCCCTTTCAGTGGTGATGAAGCCGGCAGTATTGCCCGTGCGAACGAGACCGGCGTACAGCGGATCATCGTGCCTGCGGTGGAGGCGGATCGTTTCGCCGGCGTGCTTGCGCTGTCCGAGCGTTATCCGGCGCTGTATGCCGCCCTGGGAATGCATCCCATCGCCATATGCCGCCATGACGATGATGGGCTGGCGCTGCTTGAGCACTGTCTTCGTTCCCCCAGGGGCAAACTGGTGGCGCTGGGAGAAATCGGCCTGGATGATTATATCGACGAGCCATTGATGACGCGGCAGGTTGCCTTGCTGGAAGATCAGCTCCATTTGGCTAAACGCTATGATCTGCCGGTTATCCTGCATTCGCGCCGCACCCATGACCGGCTGGCCGCCCTGCTGCGGCGGGTCGATCTGCCCCGTACCGGCGTGGTGCATGGTTTCGCCGGCAGTTATCAGCAGGCGGAGGCGTTTATCAAGCGGGGTTATTATATTGGCGTCGGCGGGACCATCACCTATGCGCGCGCCACCAAAACCCGCGGCGTCATGGCGCGTTTGCCGCTAGAATGGCTGCTGCTTGAAACCGACGCGCCGGATATGCCGCTGTCGGGTTTCCAAGGGCAGCCCAACCGTCCCGAACGCGTGCGGGAAACCTTCCGGGTACTATGCGAGCTACGTGACGAGCCGCCGGAACGGATTGCTGAAATAATCTACCGCAATACCCTCGCTCTGTTTGGATTAGCGCGATCTAACGCATAA
- a CDS encoding type 1 glutamine amidotransferase domain-containing protein translates to MSKKIAVLITDEFEDAEFTSPAQAYQNAGHQVITIEKKAGNTITGKRGEAKVTIDKAIDDVNESDFDALLLPGGHSPDSLRGDDRFVEFTRAFAASGKPIFAICHGPQLLISADAVRGKKMTAVKPIVVDLINAGADFFDKEVVVDNDTLVTSRTPDDLPAFNRESLRILNKK, encoded by the coding sequence ATGAGCAAGAAAATCGCTGTTTTGATCACCGATGAATTTGAAGATGCCGAATTTACCTCCCCGGCCCAAGCGTATCAGAATGCCGGACACCAGGTTATCACCATAGAGAAAAAAGCCGGCAACACCATAACCGGTAAACGCGGGGAAGCTAAAGTTACCATCGATAAGGCCATAGACGATGTGAATGAATCAGACTTTGACGCCTTGTTGCTGCCCGGCGGCCATTCGCCCGATTCGCTGCGGGGGGATGATCGTTTCGTTGAGTTTACCCGCGCTTTCGCCGCCAGCGGCAAGCCTATTTTTGCCATCTGTCATGGTCCGCAGCTGCTGATCAGCGCCGACGCGGTGCGAGGCAAAAAAATGACCGCCGTCAAACCCATCGTGGTGGATCTGATCAATGCCGGGGCCGATTTCTTTGACAAAGAAGTGGTTGTGGATAACGACACGCTGGTCACCAGCCGTACGCCGGATGATTTACCCGCGTTCAATCGCGAATCACTGCGTATTCTGAATAAGAAGTAA
- the rsmC gene encoding 16S rRNA (guanine(1207)-N(2))-methyltransferase RsmC has protein sequence MPVLTPASEVILRHEDDFLNKRVLFAGDVQDLLPAELEAENVLVHTAWYHHCLALQGKMPAENVRYGLLAQADFVRQCDTLIYFWPKNKPEAQFQLFNVLSLLPLGADVFVVGENRSGVRSAEPMLAEYCPLTKIDSARRCGLYHGSLQNAPHFDLDSFWSGYQLDGLTIKTLPGVFSRDGLDTGSQLLLSTFEKPVIGAIADIGCGTGVLAAVLATRFPGLDLTLGDVHAPALAASQATLDSNHLTGNVVVSDVYSGLPGRFDMILSNPPFHDGMHTNLQAAENLIRGAQAHLRIGGQLRIVANAFLPYPALLDAVFGNHTVLAQTGRFKVYQAIHTVSRGKGKSGKGA, from the coding sequence ATGCCAGTGTTAACACCAGCCAGTGAAGTGATACTTCGTCACGAAGACGATTTTTTGAATAAGCGGGTACTGTTTGCCGGCGATGTACAGGATTTGCTGCCCGCCGAACTCGAGGCCGAAAACGTATTGGTCCATACCGCCTGGTATCATCACTGTCTGGCGCTGCAAGGGAAAATGCCTGCGGAAAACGTGCGCTACGGTTTGCTGGCGCAGGCCGATTTTGTCCGGCAATGCGATACGCTCATCTATTTCTGGCCGAAAAACAAGCCGGAAGCTCAATTCCAGCTGTTTAACGTACTCTCGTTGCTGCCCCTTGGCGCCGATGTGTTTGTAGTGGGAGAGAACCGCAGCGGCGTGCGCAGCGCCGAACCGATGCTGGCGGAATATTGCCCGTTGACCAAAATCGACAGCGCCCGCCGCTGCGGTTTGTACCACGGCAGCCTGCAAAACGCCCCGCACTTTGACCTGGACTCGTTCTGGAGCGGCTATCAGCTTGACGGGCTGACGATAAAAACCCTGCCGGGGGTGTTCAGCCGGGACGGGCTGGATACGGGCAGCCAGCTTTTACTCTCCACCTTTGAAAAGCCGGTGATCGGCGCCATAGCGGATATCGGCTGCGGCACCGGGGTGCTGGCGGCGGTGCTGGCCACCCGGTTTCCCGGGCTGGACCTGACCCTCGGCGATGTACATGCGCCGGCATTGGCTGCCAGCCAGGCCACACTGGACAGCAATCATCTCACCGGCAACGTGGTGGTGAGCGATGTCTATTCAGGTTTGCCGGGGCGTTTTGATATGATTTTGTCCAACCCGCCTTTCCATGACGGCATGCACACCAATCTGCAGGCGGCGGAAAATCTGATTCGCGGCGCGCAGGCCCATCTGCGCATCGGCGGCCAGCTGCGCATCGTCGCCAATGCCTTCCTACCCTACCCGGCGCTGTTGGACGCGGTGTTTGGTAACCATACCGTATTGGCGCAAACCGGCCGGTTCAAGGTCTACCAGGCTATCCATACCGTTTCACGCGGGAAAGGCAAGTCCGGCAAAGGGGCGTAA